A portion of the Leptospira kanakyensis genome contains these proteins:
- a CDS encoding adenylate/guanylate cyclase domain-containing protein, producing MKTILLKLSSLFSKDSHLHGELQFPIRYKLLLITSIVLLVSMSGIIFLASYFFRKDSEVRVKENNIKINEILSLKVKSDLHSMKQDVHITASAILRSPGSANAIAGELFEEDQNFLLIGAYDVSLNPKFESFNDEFLQKYDYQKSEVRTLLRNIQPKLKKSFSGTTVIWNASPYFRHPILCLSFPLSESKDTHTILVTLIKLDSLLDAFQTSGPVETFLVSEDGSVLAHPDAKVVLSGINLNDLPIVERMKKSTVDNGQFRYESKEGVSYLGSFKKLGLGGVGVISQVREAKIFEEVNNIQKRNVYILIVSLALSFIVVYIFAKSLSTPILKLVDASEEIRRGNYHIELHATTHDEIGTLTKSFVSMGRGLEEREKLKDSFGRFVNQDIAELAAKGKLSIGGQRKYCTIFFSDIRSFTAISEKLQPEEVVEFLNQYMTEMVKCVQDTGGTVDKFIGDAIMATWGALRDSKQHAKSSVEAALRMRDKLIEFNKGRGTVKKPIIQIGCGINTGYVIAGQIGSSDKMEYTVIGDSVNLASRVESLNKETHTDILISESTYQEIKSDYHVISMGEIELKGKSKAQKVYAVLGRKSDPDSPKSLSELQKLVGITVVKKGKK from the coding sequence ATGAAAACGATCCTGCTAAAACTAAGCTCCCTATTCTCCAAAGATTCCCATTTACATGGGGAATTGCAGTTTCCAATTCGCTATAAACTCCTCCTCATTACCTCGATCGTTTTACTTGTTTCTATGTCGGGGATCATCTTCCTAGCTTCTTATTTTTTTAGAAAAGATAGTGAGGTTCGAGTTAAAGAAAACAACATTAAGATCAATGAAATCCTTTCTTTAAAGGTGAAATCGGATTTACATTCGATGAAACAAGATGTTCATATCACAGCATCAGCCATTTTAAGAAGTCCAGGTTCTGCCAATGCAATCGCAGGAGAATTATTTGAGGAAGACCAAAACTTTCTTTTGATTGGAGCCTATGATGTCAGTTTGAATCCAAAATTCGAATCATTTAATGATGAATTTTTACAAAAATACGATTATCAAAAATCGGAAGTTAGAACATTACTTCGAAACATCCAACCAAAGTTAAAAAAATCTTTTAGTGGTACAACTGTTATATGGAATGCAAGTCCATATTTCCGCCACCCTATACTTTGTCTCAGTTTTCCACTTTCTGAATCTAAAGACACACATACAATCCTTGTTACTTTAATTAAACTCGATAGTTTGCTCGATGCCTTTCAAACCTCAGGACCCGTTGAAACCTTTCTTGTCAGTGAAGATGGAAGTGTACTCGCACATCCCGATGCCAAAGTTGTTTTGTCTGGAATCAATCTAAACGACTTACCCATCGTAGAACGAATGAAAAAATCCACAGTTGACAACGGCCAGTTTCGTTATGAATCCAAGGAGGGAGTCTCCTATCTTGGATCATTCAAAAAACTGGGACTCGGTGGTGTGGGTGTGATTTCCCAAGTTAGGGAAGCAAAAATTTTCGAAGAAGTAAATAACATCCAAAAACGAAACGTTTATATACTCATTGTATCACTTGCACTTTCCTTTATTGTTGTTTATATTTTTGCTAAATCGTTATCCACACCCATTTTGAAATTAGTGGATGCTTCTGAAGAAATCAGACGTGGGAATTACCATATCGAACTTCATGCCACAACACATGATGAAATTGGAACCTTAACCAAATCGTTCGTAAGTATGGGACGAGGTTTAGAAGAAAGGGAAAAATTAAAAGATTCTTTTGGAAGGTTCGTCAACCAAGATATTGCAGAACTTGCAGCCAAGGGAAAACTATCCATCGGTGGACAAAGAAAATATTGTACCATCTTTTTCTCGGATATCAGAAGTTTTACGGCCATTTCAGAAAAACTCCAACCGGAAGAAGTTGTTGAATTTTTAAACCAATACATGACCGAGATGGTGAAATGTGTACAAGACACCGGTGGAACCGTAGATAAATTTATTGGTGATGCCATTATGGCAACCTGGGGAGCCTTGCGCGATTCCAAACAACATGCAAAGTCGTCTGTGGAAGCAGCACTTCGTATGCGAGACAAACTCATAGAATTCAACAAAGGTAGAGGAACGGTCAAAAAACCAATCATCCAGATTGGATGTGGAATTAACACTGGCTATGTGATTGCAGGACAAATTGGAAGTTCCGATAAAATGGAATACACTGTCATCGGTGATTCTGTAAACCTTGCATCCCGTGTGGAATCACTCAATAAAGAAACCCATACAGATATCCTCATCTCAGAATCCACCTACCAAGAAATTAAATCCGATTATCACGTGATCAGTATGGGAGAAATTGAACTCAAAGGAAAATCCAAAGCTCAAAAAGTTTATGCAGTTCTCGGAAGAAAATCAGACCCCGATTCTCCAAAAAGTTTGAGCGAACTGCAAAAGTTAGTTGGAATCACTGTTGTGAAAAAGGGGAAAAAATGA
- a CDS encoding FecR family protein — protein sequence MNLDKRDRLVLFTLLGVAILFSILFYLDLNRKIGIGDREVVGTIFFKNNIVQRKFEDEVIWEKLENNSPLTNKDTIRSEAFSDALIRLKDGTEINIDENSMFNLDLTGEEPNLEFTQGSLEVKKDDSKPNQLKITSSGSEINVDSGNVKIEKSKERELSLFVEKGKTTVKHQDGKSVAVEEGKKAEFKKTGIEIKKIPVVLLAPTSQKLFFTDPDDVSVNFKWKQEPGYGDPNIEISRSPNFQMTFINEKVEGTGSSFRLKEGTFYWRIKVKNKQGTDFEFSETNKFFVTKLESFQGESPEPGTVFPFVQTFPLVTLTWTKLTTANSYQLVLSNSPKLTNPIKQLETSANQISYDDLKEGTYYWKVVAKSSFPDTKDRESQVLSFTIKKQNTIPTPKWLRPANGSEISSDEIKQNQAILIWDGNAELKSYQLKIANDPKMKNIVFSEETVSNFLVPNWNQIGKGNFYVTLIGKSKEGKETETSSILSFTVVDKKKKPEPEEEPTENKQEPKLEMMSPNGTIVQMKGKSSLDFQWKVTGTTPDRYDLVLYQHTADKKTAIYKITTKESKHNLKDLGILDEGAFSWDLSVYKDSNLLLSRKGSFILALDQFKSLKPTDIEFISPKRLYKEKR from the coding sequence ATGAATTTAGACAAACGAGACCGTCTCGTCTTATTTACCCTACTCGGTGTTGCTATTTTATTTTCCATTTTGTTTTATTTGGATTTGAATCGTAAAATTGGAATTGGAGACCGCGAAGTTGTCGGAACCATTTTTTTTAAAAACAATATTGTCCAAAGAAAATTTGAAGATGAGGTGATTTGGGAAAAACTAGAGAACAATAGCCCACTCACAAACAAAGATACAATTCGTTCGGAAGCATTTTCTGATGCACTCATTCGCCTGAAAGATGGAACAGAAATCAATATTGATGAAAACTCAATGTTTAACTTAGACTTAACGGGAGAAGAACCAAATCTTGAATTTACCCAAGGTTCTTTGGAAGTTAAAAAGGATGATTCCAAACCCAACCAACTCAAAATCACAAGTTCTGGAAGTGAAATCAACGTAGACTCTGGAAACGTTAAAATAGAAAAATCCAAAGAAAGAGAACTTAGTTTATTTGTAGAAAAAGGAAAAACCACAGTCAAACACCAAGACGGAAAGTCTGTGGCCGTGGAAGAAGGGAAAAAAGCGGAATTCAAAAAAACAGGAATTGAAATCAAAAAAATTCCCGTGGTTCTTTTGGCTCCTACTTCGCAAAAATTATTTTTTACAGATCCGGACGATGTATCTGTAAATTTCAAATGGAAACAAGAACCTGGATACGGAGATCCTAATATAGAAATTTCCAGATCACCTAACTTTCAAATGACGTTTATTAATGAAAAAGTGGAGGGAACTGGAAGTTCTTTTCGATTGAAAGAAGGAACTTTTTATTGGAGAATCAAAGTTAAAAACAAACAAGGAACCGATTTTGAGTTTAGCGAAACAAATAAGTTCTTTGTTACAAAACTTGAATCCTTCCAAGGAGAATCTCCTGAACCAGGAACTGTTTTTCCTTTTGTCCAAACCTTTCCACTAGTCACTCTCACTTGGACAAAACTCACAACTGCGAATTCTTATCAGCTAGTTTTATCTAATTCGCCTAAACTCACAAATCCAATCAAACAATTGGAAACATCTGCCAATCAAATTTCTTATGATGATTTAAAGGAAGGAACGTATTATTGGAAGGTGGTTGCCAAATCTTCTTTTCCCGACACCAAAGATCGGGAGAGCCAAGTTCTATCCTTTACCATCAAAAAACAAAACACAATCCCAACACCGAAATGGTTACGACCCGCCAATGGATCCGAAATTTCTTCTGATGAAATCAAACAAAACCAAGCCATTTTGATTTGGGATGGAAATGCAGAATTAAAATCCTACCAACTAAAAATTGCCAATGATCCCAAAATGAAAAATATTGTTTTCTCTGAAGAAACAGTTTCTAACTTTCTTGTACCTAACTGGAATCAGATAGGAAAAGGTAATTTTTATGTTACTCTCATTGGTAAATCAAAAGAAGGGAAAGAAACAGAAACTTCTTCGATTCTAAGTTTTACAGTGGTAGACAAAAAGAAAAAACCGGAACCGGAAGAAGAACCAACAGAAAACAAACAGGAACCAAAACTGGAAATGATGTCCCCGAATGGAACCATTGTCCAGATGAAGGGTAAATCAAGTTTGGACTTTCAATGGAAGGTCACAGGTACCACACCAGATCGATATGATTTAGTTTTATACCAACATACAGCTGATAAAAAAACTGCGATTTATAAAATCACAACAAAAGAATCCAAACACAACTTAAAAGATTTGGGAATTTTGGATGAGGGAGCTTTCTCTTGGGATCTCAGTGTGTATAAGGATTCCAACTTACTACTTTCGAGAAAGGGAAGTTTTATATTAGCATTAGATCAATTTAAATCCTTAAAACCAACTGATATCGAATTCATTTCACCAAAACGGTTATATAAAGAGAAACGATGA